From the Pseudomonas sp. Teo4 genome, the window GCTGTTCGTCGACTTCACAACGGGCAACGTGTTGCAGGTGTCAGGGCGTACCGAAGTGATCCTGGAAAGCCCCTTGATCAGCGCCTTTGAAGGTGCCGAGCGCATCTGGAGCCTGGATGTGACGCAAGTGGTGCTGCGGCCGGCGGCGTTGTCGCTGCGTTGGGCATTCCAGGAATACGCGCCCACCAGCCTCGCGACCGGCACCTGGACCGAAGCCGAGCAGCGCCTGCAGCAGCGTGAGCGCCAACGGCAGTGGCTAAGTTGGCGCGTGGTGCGGCTGGAGCAGGAAAGCCGCGACATCCGCTCGTTCTACCTGGCGCCAGACCAACCCGTGACATTCGCACCCGGGCAGCATGTTCCCGTGCGTATCCCACAGGGGGACGCTGCGCCGCTTGTTCGCACCTACAGCTTGTCTTGCGCACCGTCGGACGGCTTCTTGCGCATCAGTGTCAAAGCCCAGGGGCCGGCATCTGCCTATCTGCATGAGCGAATCGCCTTGGGCGACCTGCTTGAAGTGCGCCTGCCAATGGGCAACTTCACCCTCGACAGTACAAGCTCGCGGCCCCTTGTATTGATTGCGGCAGGCGTTGGCATCACCCCGTTGATCGCGATGTTGCGCGAGCAACTGGCCAAGCCTCAGGCACGGCGTATCTACCTGTTCCACGGCGCCCGCAGCCTGGCCGACCTGCCGTTCCAGCAAGAGCTCGCTGCGCTGCGCCTGCAGGCAGGTGACCTGTTGAGCGTGCACCGTTCCCTGAGCCAGCCAGAGGCCGACGCCGTGCCAGGGCGCGACTATGAACATGCGGGCCGCCTTGGCATCGAGCAGATCAAGGCGACCCTGGCGATGGACGACTATGACTTCTACCTGTGCGGCCCTGCCAGTTTCACCCAGGACATGTACGAGGGGCTGCGCACGGTGAATGTGCCGGATGGCCGTATCCATGCCGAAGCCTTCGGTCCCTCGACCTTGCGGCGCCACACCGATGGCGACCAACCGGCCCTGCAGCAGCCGCCAGCGGCCAGTGAACCGGTGCCAGTGTATTTTTCAGCGTCGGCCAAGGAGGCGCGCTGGACGCCGGGTTCCGGCACCTTGCTGGAGCTTGCTGAAGCACGAGGGTTGTCACCTGATTTCAGCTGTCGGGGCGGTTCATGCGGAACCTGCAAGACCCGACTGGTGAGCGGCCAGGTGCATTACCCGAACCCGCCGGCCGAGTTACCGGAAAGCGGTACGGTACTGATCTGCTGTGCAGTCCCGGCCAAAGCTGAGGAAAGGGGGCTGGTGCTGGAGCTTTGAGGGGCTTGTGTGGCCTGTACCGGCCTCATCGCTGCGGTTCGTCGCCACGACAAGCCAGCTCCTACAATGACCGCGCCGATCTTGAGATCACTGCAAAACCTGTGGGAGCCGGCTTGCCGGCGATTAGGCCGGTGCAGACAATACAAAACCAACGATACTCAGGAGCCGGCATGGATCAGATCCACCTGATGAAGGTGTTCGTGGCTGTTGGCGAGCTGGAAAGCTTTGCCGCCGCCGCCCGCCATCTGGACATCTCACCAGCGGCAGTCACCCGCGCCGTCAGTGGGCTGGAAGAGCAGCTCGGGGTAAAGCTGCTGCAGCGCACCACCCGTAGCGTTCGCCTTACCGAAGCCGGCAGCCGCTACCTGGAAGACACCCGAAACATTCTGGCGAGCATCCACGAGGCCAACGAAGCGGCAGCCGGTATCAACGCCACGCCCAAAGGCGACCTGGCCGTGACTGCGCCGATTCTGTTCGGCAAGAAGTTCGTCATGCCGTGCATCGTGCGCTACCTGCAGCAGTATCCCGAGGTGGACGTGTCCGCCTACTTCCTCGACCGCATCGTGAACATGGTGGAGGAGGGCATGGATGTGGCGGTGCGTATCGGGCCCTTGCCCGACTCCGGCCTCAAGGCCCTGCGCGTCGGCCAGGTGCGGCGGATGCTGTGCGCGTCCCCCGAGTACCTGGCCCGCCATGGCCTGCCCCGGCACCCGTCGGACCTGCTGGAGCATGCTGTGATCGCCACCACCAATCTCTCCCCACGAGCCGGCTGGCGTTTCGGCCTGACCGACGAGCCGACCCTGGTGCGGATGAAGCCGCGTCTGACGGTGACCAGCAATGATGGCGCGATTGCTGCGGCCGTTGGCGGGCTGGGCATTGCGCGGTTGTTGTCGTACCAGGTGGTCGATGAGCTTGCCAGTGGCCAGTTGCAGGTGGTGCTGGCTGACTTCGAAGAGGCGCCCTGGCCCATCCATGTGCTGCATCGCGAGAGCAAGTACGGGTCGGCGAAGGTCAGGACATTCATCGACATGCTGGCGCAGGAGCTACGGGCGCGACAGCTGGATTGAGATCGTACGACTTTATCTTTTTTGCCATGAAATAATAGTTGTTGTACGACGACCTATGACATGGCACTCTTTCACCTGAAACAATTTGTCTCAATTCGCCCTGCCGGCATTGAGGCAATCACCCGCACCTCTAAAAATAATATTCAGGTGATCCATGAAGATGAAAGGCATCCGTTGGTGGATGGTCAGCCTCGTCACGGCTGGACTCGTCGTCAACTACCTCGCCCGCAACACCCTCTCGGTGGCTGCCCCCACCCTGATGACCGACCTCTCCATCAGTACCGAGCAATACGCCAAGATCGTCGCCGCCTGGCAGGTGTGCTACGCCCTCATGCAGCCGATTGCCGGCTGGTTCATCGACTTCATCGGCACCAAGCTGGGCTTTGCGGTATTTGCCATGGCCTGGTCGCTGGCCTGTGCTGGTGCGGCCTTGGCGACAGGCTGGCAAAGCATGGCGTTCATGCGCGGCCTGCTGGGAATGACCGAGGCCGCCGGCCTGCCCGCCGGGGTCAAGGCCACCACCGAGTGGTTCCCGGCCAAGGAGCGCTCGGTGGCCATCGGCTGGTTCAACATTGGTTCGTCACTCGGTGCCTTGCTGGCGCCGCCGCTGGTGGTGTGGGCGATCCTGCACAGCGGCTGGCAGCTGGCCTTCGTCATCGTCGGGGTATCCGGCATCGTCTGGACCTTGCTGTGGATGCTGCTCTACAAGCACCCGCGCGATCAGAAGCGGTTGAGTGCCGAAGAGCGTGACTACATCCTCGCCGGCCAGGAAGCGCACTTCAAAGCCGAAAAACGCGAGAAGGGCGCGTGGAAGCGCATCTTCAAGACCCGCAACTTCTACGCCATCGCTTCGGCGCGCATCCTTTCGGAGCCGGCCTGGCAGACGTTCAACGCCTGGATCCCGCTGTACCTGATGACCGAGCGGCATATGAACATCAAGGAGGTGGCGATGTTCGCCTGGCTGCCGTTCCTGGCAGCCGACATCGGCTGCGTGCTCGGCGGCTACCTGAGTCCGCTGTTCCACCGTTACTGCAAGGTATCGTTGTTCACTTCGCGCAAGATGGTGCTGGTGTTCGGTGCCAGTTGCATGATCGGCCCGGCCTGCATCGGCTTGGTGGAAAGCCCGTACACCGCGATCCTGCTGCTGTGCATTGGCGGCTTTGCCCATCAGACGCTTTCGGGTGCGCTGTACTCGATCACTTCTGATTCATTCAGCAAGGACCAGGTGGCCACTGCGACCGGCATGGGCGGCATGTGCGGCTATCTGGGGGCTGCGGTGTTTACTTTGGTGTTTGGCATTTTGGTGACGCAGATCGGCTACAGCCCGCTGTTCGTGGTGCTGGCGGCGTTCGACATCGTGGCGGCGGTATTGGTGTGGAAGGTGGCGCGGGAGGTGCGGGTCGAGTCAGTTGATCGACAAGCTGCGGCGCCTGCAGAAGCCCTGGCTTAGGTTTAACGATGGTGGGGCCGCTTTGCGGCCCATCGCAGGCTGGCGCCAGCTCCCACGGGTTGGGTTTGTGTCCAGTTTCCCAAGGGTAGCCAGGTTGCCTGGGCAGCGGGGTAACCCGGTGGGAGCTGGCGAAGCCTGCGATTACAGCGGTTGGTACTGCAATCTGAACCCCAGGCTCATCTGCTCACCCTGCTGCAATAACCGCAACCCTGGCCGCCCCGGCAGGTGATGTGCGTTGATCGGGTGGCTGACCGGCTCGAAGCAGAAGAACGGTTGCCCCTGGGGGCAGAACAACAGGAAATGCTCGGCGTCGTTGGCACTGCACTCCAGACGATACCCCGCACTGGGCTGCTCGATGATGCAGCTCCCCGGCCAACCACTGAACGCATGATCGACGACAGTCGTCGGCAGGTGCCCTTGCGCATCGAAGCACCAGTTCTGAGGAATGTCGGCCTGGTAGGACGGCAGCCGACCCTCTTCACCCAGCCACACGTTTCGCGCCGATGCCTGCAGCCGGGTGTCGGGATAGCGTGGGAAATAGGGATGCAGCCCCAACCCGTACCAGGTAGCGGCCTGATCCAGATGCGTCACGTGCAAATCGAGCTGCAGGCACCCTTCATGCAGATGCACATCCAACGTTGCCCGGTAAGCGAATGGCAGCTCACTGTCGAGAGTCAGCCGGGCACGACGCTCGCTGTGATGCTCCACATGCCAGGCCTGCTGCCAGGCGCTGCCATGAATCGGGTAGGGGTCATGCGTGGTGTTGGGCGCTAATGCCTGCCAGCCATCTGGCCTGGCGAAACCGCCCTCGGCGATCCGGTTGGACCAGGGCGCCAGTGGGTAACATGCCAACCGACGCGGTGTTCCACTGGCCAGTGCGGCCTGGTCGGAGTGGCGCAGCAGCGCCTGCCCGGTGGCCTTCACTTCCCAGTTGATCAAGCTGGCGCCCAGGTCGGGAGTGAGGCTCAGACGGGTCAGACGGTCTTGCAGGTGCAGTTCGGTTACAGCCATCAACGGCTCCTTTCACAATGAAGGTCAGTTCGCCTTGCGGTAGGTCAGCAGCACGATCCCGCACACCACCACGGCACCGCCGATCAGTTGCAGGGCGCTCAGGCGCTGGTCGAGCAAGGCCCAGCCCAGCAGCAAGGTGGCGATCGGTTCGACGTTCATCACGGGTGCGTTCTGCGCCATGTTCAGCCGTGGCACGCAGACGAACAGCAGGGTAAACGCCAGGCCATACAGCACCACCAGGCTGGCCAGGGCCACCCAGCCTCCGGCGCTGCCCGGCAGAGACAAACCCGAGGGCATCACACCGCTCACACCTGCGACCAGCATGCTGGAGAACACCACCAGCAAGGTCAGCAGGCTGCGAACCGGCCCGCGCACGCTCGCCAGTTTGTGATCGGTGATCCACAAACCGCAGGCGAAGGCACACGCGGCGCAGAATGCCAGGCTGATGCCCAGGGCCCAGTGCGGGTTGGCATCGCTGCTGTCGGCCAGCCGCGCCGGTACGTCCAGTGCCAGCACCAGACCGCAGAGAATCAGCCCCATGAACAACACCGTGCGGCCAGTCGGGCGCGGCCCACCCAGTGCCCAGCTGAGCAGCGCCAGCAACATCGGAAAAGTGTTGCCCACCAGCAGCGCCAGGGCCACCGGAATGCGCGCCACCGCCGAATACAGGCACAGGCTCTGGGTGGCGATCAGCAAGCCGAGCAGTAACTGCCAGCCTCGGGTGCCAGCAGGCAGGCTCATGCCCTGGCGTTGCCACACCAGCAGGCAGGCCAGTACCAGGAAGGTGATGCCGGAGCGGCAGAGAATGGCCAGCAGTACGCCGGTGCCGTCATCGAAAGCGATGCGTGCGGCGATGTGGTTGGCGGCGAACGAGCAGGCCAGCAGCGCCAGGAGGGCTATGGCCAGCTTGCGGGGGAACAGGGTTGCAGCGGAGGAAGCGAAAGCCATGTGCAGGGTCCATTTGCAGAAACAGGCGGGCCGCACAGCGGACCGCCTGTTGGTCATTACAACACGACGCTAGGCAGCCACAGCGAGATTGCAGGAATGTAGGTCACCGCCATCAGCACCAGGAACAGCGCCAGGTAGAACGGCAGCAGCGCCTTCACCGTGGCCTCGATACTCACTTTGCCGATGGCCGACCCGACGAACAGCACAGCCCCCACCGGCGGTGTGATCAGGCCTATGCCCAGGTTCACCAGCATGATCATGCCGAAGTGCACCGGGTCCACGCCGATACCGGTGATCACCGGCAGCAGGATAGGCGTGAGGATCAGGATCAGCGGCGCCATGTCCATCACCGTGCCCAACAGCAGCAGCATGAAGTTGATGCACATGAGGATCACATAGCGGTTGTCCGACAGGGTCAGGAACGCGGTGGTGATCTTCGACGGGATCTGCATCAGGGTCATCACGTAGCCGAAGCTGGCCGCGAAGCCGATCAGAATCATCACGATGGAAATGGTGCGTACCGTGCGGTGCATCAGCTTGGGCAGGTCGCGCCACTTGTAGTCGCGGTAGATGAACATGGTCACGAAGAACGACCACACCACGGCCACGGCAGCCGACTCGGTGGCGGTGAACACGCCTGAGAGAATGCCGCCGAGAATGATCACCATGGCCATCAGGCCCCAGAGCGCCTCGCCAGCGATCTTCAGCGCCTGGCGCAGCGGAATCACCTCGCCCTTGGGGTAGTTGCGCTTCTTGGCGAAGATCAGGCACAGGCCCATCATCACCGCGCTCAGCAGCAGCCCAGGCATCACACCCGCCATGAACAGCGAGGCGATCGACACCGTGCCGCCGGCCGCCAGCGAGTACAGCACCGAGTTGTGGCTGGGCGGGGTCAGCAGTGCCTGCACCGAGCCGCTGACCGTGACGGCGGTGGAGAACTCGCGCGGGTAGCCCTTGCGCTCCATTTCCGGGATCAGCACCGAACCGACCGACGCGGTGTCGGCCACCGACGAGCCGGAGATGGCGCCGAAGAAGGTCGAGGCGGTGATGTTGACCAGTGACAGGCCACCGCGCACGAAGCCCACCAGCACCCCGGCAAACGCCACCAGCCGGCGTGACATGCCGCCCTCGGCCATGATCGCGCCGGCCAGCACGAAGAACGGAATGGCCAGCAGCGAGAACTTGTTAACCCCGCTGGCGACCTGAATCATCATCGCCTGCAGCGGGATGTCGATCCACCAGGCGCCGACCAGCGCCGCCATGCCCAGCGCATAGGCCACCGGCATGCCCAGCAGAATGAGCAGGATGAAGCTGCCCAACAGAATGAACGCATCCATTTATGCCGCTCCTTCGTTTTCTTCCACCAGGTCGAAGCGCACCACCTTGCGGTTGCTCTGGTCGCCCAGCACGAGTTTTTCCAGCACGAAGATCAGGGTCAGTACGCCACCGACCGGGATCGGCGCATAGCTCATGCCCACGCGCACCGCAGGCAGCGAGGCCATGTACTGGTTCCAGGTGGTGATGCACAGCTTGGTGCCGTACCAGGTCATGAACACGCACACCACGACCATCAGCAGTTGCACCAGCACGGCTACCAGCTGGCGCGTCGGCGCAGGCAGCCGGTCGGTGACCATCGCCACTGCCATGTGCGCGCCGGCCCGGTAGCTGGCGGCGGCGCCGACGAAGGTGAACAGCACCATCAGCAGAATGGCCACCGGCTCTGGCCAACTGGAGCCGGTACCCAGGACGTAGCGGGCGAAGATGCCCCAGGGAATGATCAGCGACATGGCCAGGACCGAAAGGCCCGCGAGCCAGATACAGCTGCTGTACAACGTGTCGTTCACACGCAGGAAAAGGTTTTTCATAGGCATCACCGAAGCTGCAGGGCGGCCAAGGCCGCGCTGCAGGCGTCATCTGGGAACGGAGCCGGCGTTATTGAACGTCGGCGATACGCTTCATCAGGTCGGCGTATTGCGCGCCGTACTTCTCCCGCACCGGGGCGGTGGCGTCGTAGAACGGCTTCTTGTCGACGGCGATGAACTCGACACCGGCGGCCTTGAGCTTTTCCTCACTGGCGGTGGACTTGGCGTCCCACAGCGCGCGCTCTTCCATCTGTGCTTCGCGGGCGACCTTCTTGACCAGTTCCTGCTGTTCGGGGGTCAACTTGTTCCAGGTGGTCTTGGACATCACCACCGGCTCCGGCAGGATCAGGTGGCCGGTCAGGGTGTAGTACTTGGCGTTCTGGAAGTGGTTGTGTTCGAGCAGGGTGGGCGGATTGTTCTCGGCACCGTCGATGACGCCGGTCTGCAAGGCGCTGAAGATCTCGCCGGTGTCCATGGCGATGCCGTTGCCGCCCATGGCGTTCATCATGTCGATGAACACCGGGTTGCCCTGCACGCGAATCTTCATGCCCTTGAGGTCGTCGATGCTGCGCACCGGGTGCTTGGTGTAGATGTTGCGGGTGCCGCCATCCATCCAGGCCAGGGCCACCAGGTTGAATTCGGAGTTGGTGATCTTGTCGAGGATCTCCTGGCCGATTTGGCCATCGATGACTTTGCGCATGTGTTCATGGTCGCGGAACACGAACGGCATGTTGAACACGTTCACGTCAGGCACCACCGGGCCGACGATACCCAGGCTCACGCGGGTCATCTGCACGGCACCGATCTGTGCCTGCTCGATGACTTCCTTCTCGGAGCCGAGTACCCCACCTGCGAACATCTTGAAGGTGATCTCGCCCTTGCTGGCGGCTTCGAGTTTCTTGCCCATGTTCTGTTCGGCGACCACGGTCGGGTAGCCGGCCGGGTGGATCTCGGCGAACTTGATGTCCAGCGCCGAAGCGGTGGAGGAGAGGGTGAAGGCGAACGGGAGTACAGCAAGAAGCAGCTTGCGTTTGAACGTCATGATGAAACTCCGTGTTTTTTATTATCTGGTTTCGTTCGTGTCGGTGCAGGTGCGGCAGTTTGGTGTTCAGCCCCGGTAGGCAGGTTCCTCCAGGCCTTTGACGCCAGGGTTCAGGGCAAATACCCCTCCAGCCAGAGGCTGGTCGGAGAGGTCGATGCCCGAGGGGCGGATCGAAGTGACGAACAGGGTGTCGAGGTTGGCGCCACCGAAGGCGCACATCGCCGGCTTTTTCACCGGCACACTGAGCGAGCGGTCGAGACGGCCGTCGGGGGTGAAACGGTGGATCTGTCCGGCGTCATTGCCGCAGATCCAGTAGCAGCCGTCCTCGTCGATGGCGGCGCCGTCGGGGCGACCGGGGTAGGCGCGCATGTCGACGAACAGTCGCTGGTTGCGCGGGGTGCCGCTGTCGATGTCGTAGTCGAAAGCCCAGATCTTCTGCACGTTGGGGTGCGAGTCGGACAGGTACATGCGCGTGCCGTCGGGGCTGAAGGCCAGGCCGTTGGGGACGATCATGTCCTTGAGTTGCAGGTGCAGTCGGCCTTCACCGTCGTGGCGGTACAAGGCGCCGACATGTGCGCCTTGCTGCATGTCCATCAGCATGGTGCCGGCCCAGAAGCGGCCCTGGCGGTCGCAGCGGCCATCGTTGAAGCGCATGCCGTGCTGGGCATGCTCGACGGCGCTGAGCAGGGCGCTGTCGAGGATGCCGTCCGGTTTGCTTCGCACTTGAAAGATGCCGCTCTCCATGCCTGCGACCCAGCCTTGTTCGCTGCGGGCGATGCAGGCGAGCATTTCATCGCCTTGCCAGACCTGATGGCTGCCGTCCGCCTGCCAGCGATGCAGCTGGCGAGCGGGAATGTCGACCCAGTACAGGGCTTGTTCGGTGGGGTGCCACACAGGGCTCTCGCCGGTGCCGTTGCGGGCGTCGACGATCAGTTCGCAGTTCATGGCTGTGCCTCCTGGCGCGCTGGGGATCAGTTGAACGGCCCGGCCACGGCGAAAGCGCCGCCCTGGTAGACCATGCTCGGATCATCGGCGGCGGGCGCCGGTTGGGCCTCCACGGCTTCGCGGAACACCTCGGAAGTGTCCTTGGGCGCATAGCCCAGGTGTGCGGCGTGACGGTTGTCCCACCACACCGTACGGTTGTCGGAGGCGCCATAGACCACGGTATGGCCGACGTCGGGCGTGAACAGCCCGCGCTCGATCAGCTGGACCAGGTCGTCGTAGCTCAGCCAGGTGCAGAGCATGCGTGGGTTCTGCGGCTGCGGGAAGGAGGAGCCGATGCGGATGCTCACGGTCTCGATGCCATAGCGGTCGAAGTAGAAGCTGGCGACATCCTCGCCGTAGCACTTGGACAGCCCGTAGTAGCTGTCGGGACGGCGCGGGGAGTGGGCGTCGATGCGTTCGTCCTGGCGGTAGAAACCGATGGTGTGGTTGGAGCTGGCGAAGATGATGCGTTTGACCCCGTGCTTGCGCGCCGCCTCGTAGACGTGGAACACGCCGCAGATGTTGGGGCCGAGGATGTCTTCGAAGGAGTGCTCGGTGGACACGCCGCCGAAGTGGATGATGGCGTCCACGCCTTCGACCAGTGCATGTACGGCGGCCTTGTCGGCGAGGTCGCAGGTCACCACTTCTTCACGGGGGCCCGCAGCGGGTGCCATCGGGCTGATATCGGAAAGGCGCAGGACCTCGGCGTAGCCTTGCAGGCGTTCGCGAAGGACCTTGCCCAGGCCGCCTGCGGCTCCAGTGAGCAGCAGGCGATTGAGGGGAGTAGGGGTCATGGCCGGCTCTTGTTGTTAATTGTTGTAGGTTGTCGTATGACTGCGCTGATTATCGGTAGTGATTTCCGGGGTTGTCAATGCTGCTTGAGTCGCTTGTGCCGACTTCTTCGCGGGTAAACCCGCTCCCACAGGTTCAGTGGTGCTTGCATGGGCCCTGTGGGAGCGGGTTTACCCGCGAAGGGCCGCAGCGCGGCCCCGATCAAAGCAACGACAAGGGATAGTTGAAAATCAACCGGTTCTCGTCGAACTCGTTGTTGCTGTAATCCCGACGGATGCTCGAGTTGCGCCATTTCACGCTCAAGTCCTTGAACGCCCCGCTCTGGATCACATACGCCAGCTCCGTTTCCCGTACCCACTCCTTGCCATCGGTCACCGCCCCGGTGTGCACATCCTGACCACTGATATACCGGTTCATCAACGTCAACCCAGGCACCCCGACGGTGACGAAGTTGAAGTCATGGCGTACCTGCCACGAGCGCTCGTTGGCGTTGTCGAAGCTGGAGTTGTAGCTATCGTTGGCCAAAGTACCGCCGCTGGTGCCATTGACCCGCATCCAGGTGTCGCCATCGACTTTCTGCAGGCCAACCCAGAAGGTGTTGCCGCCGTACTTGGCCGACAGCATCGCCGAGTAGGTATCGTTGTCCAGTTTCCCCGCCCGCTCTGATCCGTCTTCACCACCGTGGAAGTAGCCCAGGTTGGCACCCAGGGTCCAGCTGCCCACCGGCTGGCTGTGGCTCAACTGCAGATACTGCTGTTCGTAGACGTCCTTGAGTACGGCATTCCACAACCCCACCAGGGTGCGGTCCTGGTTGAACTTGTACTCGCCGCCGACGAAGTTGAAGCGGTCCGACACCCCGCCGCCGTAGCTCATGTCCTCCATGCTCGCATCGTTGCGCGGGCTGTTGCCGCGGAACTGGCCGCCATACAGGGTCAGCCCGGCGATTTCATTCGAGGTCACCTGGCCGCCACGGAAGGTCTGCGGCAGCGAGCGGCCATCGTCCGAGCGCAGGATCGGCAGCACCGGCATCCACTCGCCGATCTTCAGTTCGGTCTTGGAAATACGCGCCTTGCCCGCCACCGCCAAACGCCCGTAGTCATCCGCCGGCCGGCCATCGTCATGGCGTGGCAGCAGCGCGGTGCCGTAGGTGCCGCCACCGCCATCGAGCTTCACCGACCACAGCCCCAGCACGTCCACGCCGAACCCCACCGGCCCTTCGGTGAACCCGGAGCGGGCGTCGAGGATGAAGCTCTGGGTCCATTCCTCTGCCTTGCTTTGCGGGTTGCTGGGGTTGGTGAAGTTGCGGTTGATGTAGAAGTTGCGCAGGCCCAGCGTGGCCTTGGCGTCTTCGACGAAGCCCTCGGCCATGCTGATGCCGGGCAGGCTGCCCAGCAAGCCGGCGCCGAACAGGGCGAAGGGAAGGGTTCTTTGGCAGATATTCATTGTTGTTGTGCTCCACAAAAGGGTGTGGCGGCCCGTCCACCGGGCACGCGCATGCGGCCTGCGGCAGGGGCGGGTGAGTACGGAGGGTGCGACGATGTTCGGGCGCTAGGTGCCCGTCGGAGGAATAAGCGGGATGTGCGAAATGCGAGGGTGGGGCGCGATGGGTGTCGACATGGGTTCGTCCACTGATTGTTGTTTTTGTTATGTGTTGTCGTACAACTTTAGCGATTATTAGCAAGTGCTGACGGGTGTGTCAACGCCTCGGAATGTGTGGATTCGCTGTATTTGTTGGGTTTTTCGCATGCGATGGCTCTAGCGTGGGAATCTGATGAGATCCTACGACTAAGGTGGGGTTTTCACTGGCCTCATCGCCGGCAAGCCGGCTCCTACGGGTAGTGTGATGACCTCAGGATCAGCGCGTTCCCTGTGGGAGCCGGCTTGCCGGCGATGAGACCAGTGAAAACCCCACGGAACCAAGCACATTCGATCATGTCTCACTGCCACCAGAGACATGACGTTTCACCTACCCAAGGCAAGGAGGCTTTACCATGCAAACCACCCCACCCACGTCCACTGGCAAGCTGCTTGGCACTTACGGCTACGGCAAAGCCCTGATCATCAGCATGATCACCCTCGGCAGCATCTTCCTCGGCCTGGCCGCTTTCGTCGGCTACCTCGGCTTCGCCAGCACACTGCAATTCAACGGTCCCAAGAATATTTTCTACGTCACCATCGCCCTGTTGGCCGTGCTGGGCTTGAGCATGTTCGCCCTGGCCCTGTGGCAGAAGACGCTGCGCAAGAACCGCTACGAGGTGTATGAAAAAGGAATCTGCCAGGTCACCGGCAGCGACCGCGACTACGTGCCGTTCAGCGAAATCAACGACCTTTATCTGTTCGCTTCGGGCCAGACGGCTGCCGCTGGCCTGATCAACAACCTGGCTTATCGCCGCAACGACAGCGAACCGTTCCGCCGTGCCAACGCCCACCTCAAAGGCCTGTATGGCTTCATCGAGCAGGTGTGCGGATTGCACGTCAACGAACGCCTGCCAGCCGTCCTGGCCACGCTGGCGCAAGGTGGGTCGGTGCAGTTCAACTACGTGAACACCGCCCAGGTGTGGGGTAAGCGCGTCAGTGGCAACTTCACCCAGGTGGCCACCAAGCCGATCGTGTTGACCCGCGACACGCTCGAAGTGGATGGCCGTGCTGTGTCTCTGAACAGCTTGCGCAGCATCGACCTCAGCAACTGGACAGAACTGGTGGTGATCAAGGACGAAAGCGGCCAGACGGTGTTGTCCACCGTGGGCAACGGCATCATGAGTTTCGACCTGTTCCTCAGCACCTTGTACAGCTTGCTTGAAGTGCGCGAAGCGCAACAGGCAGGCGGCACAGTGACGGCTTGAGCTGCAAGCGGGCTGGCGCGCCGCAGTGATGTCCGTTTTTGCGGGTGACTCGATCGCTATAGATGCTACACTCCTCGTCGGCCTCGCCCTCGACCACGCGACTGGCATGACCACGTCGGGCCCTTGATTGGCCCCTTTCTGGCGTGGGCGAGGCCTCTTCTTAGCCGTTCTGGCTCCGAGTTTCGATGTTTCAAGAGTGTCAGCCACCACCTCCAGTGAACCCGGTTGCCGCATTTAGACGTACAGGGAAACCGTCAGAAGTCTTCATCCGAGATTTGCTTTAGGCGCACACGGTGTTCGGTGGCATAGGGCGCGGGTGAGGGCACGGTGATGTCCTTGAAGACTTCGTCCAGCAAACCGAGATGCCACAGGGCCGTCATGTAGTTACGCATTTCCACGCAAGGACTACCGGCTTCGATTTTTCCCAGGGTGGTGGTGGACAGCCCCGTTTGCGCGGCAAGATCCTTTTGGCGGATTTTGCGCTCAAGGCGCCTAGTTTTGATCAATAGCCCGATTTTCATGAGCCTGTCGGCACACATCAAGGGGAAAACCAGCATTTTAAGGCCTGTCATAAGTGTCCTTACCTGACTTAAGGGCTGTTACAGCGGCTCTTATGTCGTTTAGAAGGGCTAGCCTTCAGCGCTCCCTGTAAGAGG encodes:
- a CDS encoding TRAP transporter large permease, with the translated sequence MDAFILLGSFILLILLGMPVAYALGMAALVGAWWIDIPLQAMMIQVASGVNKFSLLAIPFFVLAGAIMAEGGMSRRLVAFAGVLVGFVRGGLSLVNITASTFFGAISGSSVADTASVGSVLIPEMERKGYPREFSTAVTVSGSVQALLTPPSHNSVLYSLAAGGTVSIASLFMAGVMPGLLLSAVMMGLCLIFAKKRNYPKGEVIPLRQALKIAGEALWGLMAMVIILGGILSGVFTATESAAVAVVWSFFVTMFIYRDYKWRDLPKLMHRTVRTISIVMILIGFAASFGYVMTLMQIPSKITTAFLTLSDNRYVILMCINFMLLLLGTVMDMAPLILILTPILLPVITGIGVDPVHFGMIMLVNLGIGLITPPVGAVLFVGSAIGKVSIEATVKALLPFYLALFLVLMAVTYIPAISLWLPSVVL
- a CDS encoding TRAP transporter small permease, with translation MKNLFLRVNDTLYSSCIWLAGLSVLAMSLIIPWGIFARYVLGTGSSWPEPVAILLMVLFTFVGAAASYRAGAHMAVAMVTDRLPAPTRQLVAVLVQLLMVVVCVFMTWYGTKLCITTWNQYMASLPAVRVGMSYAPIPVGGVLTLIFVLEKLVLGDQSNRKVVRFDLVEENEGAA
- a CDS encoding TRAP transporter substrate-binding protein, producing MTFKRKLLLAVLPFAFTLSSTASALDIKFAEIHPAGYPTVVAEQNMGKKLEAASKGEITFKMFAGGVLGSEKEVIEQAQIGAVQMTRVSLGIVGPVVPDVNVFNMPFVFRDHEHMRKVIDGQIGQEILDKITNSEFNLVALAWMDGGTRNIYTKHPVRSIDDLKGMKIRVQGNPVFIDMMNAMGGNGIAMDTGEIFSALQTGVIDGAENNPPTLLEHNHFQNAKYYTLTGHLILPEPVVMSKTTWNKLTPEQQELVKKVAREAQMEERALWDAKSTASEEKLKAAGVEFIAVDKKPFYDATAPVREKYGAQYADLMKRIADVQ
- a CDS encoding glucurono-1,5-lactonase, which codes for MNCELIVDARNGTGESPVWHPTEQALYWVDIPARQLHRWQADGSHQVWQGDEMLACIARSEQGWVAGMESGIFQVRSKPDGILDSALLSAVEHAQHGMRFNDGRCDRQGRFWAGTMLMDMQQGAHVGALYRHDGEGRLHLQLKDMIVPNGLAFSPDGTRMYLSDSHPNVQKIWAFDYDIDSGTPRNQRLFVDMRAYPGRPDGAAIDEDGCYWICGNDAGQIHRFTPDGRLDRSLSVPVKKPAMCAFGGANLDTLFVTSIRPSGIDLSDQPLAGGVFALNPGVKGLEEPAYRG
- a CDS encoding NAD(P)-dependent oxidoreductase, coding for MTPTPLNRLLLTGAAGGLGKVLRERLQGYAEVLRLSDISPMAPAAGPREEVVTCDLADKAAVHALVEGVDAIIHFGGVSTEHSFEDILGPNICGVFHVYEAARKHGVKRIIFASSNHTIGFYRQDERIDAHSPRRPDSYYGLSKCYGEDVASFYFDRYGIETVSIRIGSSFPQPQNPRMLCTWLSYDDLVQLIERGLFTPDVGHTVVYGASDNRTVWWDNRHAAHLGYAPKDTSEVFREAVEAQPAPAADDPSMVYQGGAFAVAGPFN
- a CDS encoding OprD family porin, which codes for MNICQRTLPFALFGAGLLGSLPGISMAEGFVEDAKATLGLRNFYINRNFTNPSNPQSKAEEWTQSFILDARSGFTEGPVGFGVDVLGLWSVKLDGGGGTYGTALLPRHDDGRPADDYGRLAVAGKARISKTELKIGEWMPVLPILRSDDGRSLPQTFRGGQVTSNEIAGLTLYGGQFRGNSPRNDASMEDMSYGGGVSDRFNFVGGEYKFNQDRTLVGLWNAVLKDVYEQQYLQLSHSQPVGSWTLGANLGYFHGGEDGSERAGKLDNDTYSAMLSAKYGGNTFWVGLQKVDGDTWMRVNGTSGGTLANDSYNSSFDNANERSWQVRHDFNFVTVGVPGLTLMNRYISGQDVHTGAVTDGKEWVRETELAYVIQSGAFKDLSVKWRNSSIRRDYSNNEFDENRLIFNYPLSLL